A section of the Bacteroidales bacterium genome encodes:
- a CDS encoding acyl-CoA reductase has protein sequence MSNTENSLTAFIKLGEKINKLVENGGDESFDEIIRKSYKQNNWFIRENILFALRSIALMLSEEKLRQWLAAYKFPDTKNQNPKNILVVSAGNIPLVGFHDFLSVLISGNNYVGKLSSDDNILLPAIAEMLISTEASFAEHIHFTEGKAQDFDAAIATGSDNTSRYFDYYFGKYPNIIRRNRNSIAILTGQESESELSGLADDICMYFGLGCRNVSKVFIPEDSDISIIFTALQKYRNSLSMHNKYMNNYDYHKSIFMMNQTKYIDNDFMLFTENAALSSPIAIVNYQRYKNTEEVKKYIADEKDKLQCVIGNENIFNNGYPFGKSQQPELWDYADGVDTLAFLLKLFTCSSSF, from the coding sequence ATGTCAAATACTGAAAACAGTTTAACCGCATTTATTAAACTTGGAGAAAAGATAAACAAACTCGTTGAAAACGGAGGTGATGAAAGCTTTGATGAAATTATCCGAAAAAGTTACAAGCAGAATAACTGGTTTATCCGCGAAAACATTTTGTTTGCTTTAAGGTCAATTGCATTAATGCTCAGTGAAGAAAAGCTGCGGCAATGGCTCGCTGCATATAAATTCCCTGATACAAAAAATCAAAATCCTAAAAATATTTTGGTTGTTTCTGCCGGAAATATTCCTTTGGTAGGTTTTCATGATTTTCTTTCTGTACTGATTTCCGGCAATAATTATGTTGGAAAATTATCTTCAGATGATAATATATTATTACCTGCAATTGCCGAAATGCTTATTTCAACAGAAGCATCTTTTGCTGAACACATTCATTTTACAGAAGGCAAAGCGCAAGACTTTGATGCAGCTATTGCCACAGGTTCAGATAATACTTCACGTTACTTTGATTATTATTTCGGGAAATATCCTAATATAATTCGGCGTAACCGCAATAGCATAGCTATATTAACAGGGCAGGAGAGTGAATCCGAACTTTCGGGATTAGCAGATGACATTTGTATGTATTTTGGTTTGGGATGCCGGAATGTTTCAAAAGTTTTTATTCCTGAAGATTCTGATATATCAATTATTTTCACTGCTCTTCAGAAATACCGCAATAGTTTATCGATGCATAATAAATACATGAATAATTATGATTATCACAAATCCATATTCATGATGAATCAAACTAAATATATTGATAATGACTTTATGCTTTTTACTGAAAATGCCGCACTTTCATCACCAATAGCGATTGTGAATTATCAGAGGTATAAAAATACAGAAGAAGTGAAAAAATATATTGCTGATGAAAAGGATAAACTGCAATGTGTTATTGGAAACGAAAACATATTTAATAATGGATATCCTTTCGGGAAAAGCCAGCAACCTGAATTATGGGATTATGCCGATGGCGTGGATACTTTAGCTTTCTTACTGAAATTATTTACATGTTCTTCTTCGTTTTGA
- a CDS encoding type B 50S ribosomal protein L31, which produces MKKDIHPKEYRFVVFKDMSNEYSFMTKSTAQTKDTIVWEDGKEYPLVKLEISHTSHPFYTGKMKLVDTAGRIDKFKNRYKTHLEKKAE; this is translated from the coding sequence ATGAAAAAAGACATTCATCCTAAGGAATACAGATTTGTGGTTTTTAAAGATATGTCGAATGAATATTCATTTATGACAAAATCTACTGCACAAACAAAAGATACAATTGTATGGGAAGACGGAAAAGAATATCCACTTGTAAAACTTGAAATTTCACATACTTCACATCCTTTTTACACAGGTAAGATGAAACTGGTTGACACAGCCGGTCGTATTGATAAATTCAAAAATCGTTACAAAACCCATCTCGAAAAAAAAGCTGAGTAA
- a CDS encoding GlmU family protein — MNYILFDNPNRTDLLPFTFTRPVADIRIGILTIREKWEKWLDVKTSTLTEEYLSKKYPLVKGKHNILINGSVCPNEKLIEQVQKLKRNQALVHDDYLIAIHLNEEDIENLESTENIEDIETNVPHIKIQQLWDIFSKNADAIKEDFALLTKNKESNAVSKTNTLICPENIFIEHDVKMECAVLNATDGPIYIRHHAEIMEGAVIRGPFALGEFAIVKMLAKIYGATTIGPYSKVGGEVSNSVIFGYSNKAHDGFLGNSVLGEWCNIGADSNNSNLKNNYTNVKLWNYPEKKFIDTGLQFCGLIMGDHSKCGINTMFNTGTVVGINSSIFGHGFQRNFIPSFSWGSTSTGMTTFEINKAIEVAERVFERRGLVFDEIEKNILRNIYNLTREYRNL, encoded by the coding sequence ATGAATTATATACTTTTCGACAACCCAAACCGCACCGATTTGTTGCCATTTACGTTTACCCGACCTGTAGCCGATATAAGAATAGGTATTCTTACAATTCGCGAAAAATGGGAAAAATGGCTTGATGTAAAAACTTCTACATTAACAGAAGAATACCTGAGTAAAAAGTATCCGCTGGTGAAAGGAAAACATAATATTTTAATCAATGGTTCTGTTTGCCCCAATGAAAAACTTATTGAACAGGTTCAAAAGCTAAAACGCAACCAGGCATTGGTTCATGATGATTATCTTATAGCTATTCATCTGAATGAAGAAGATATTGAAAACCTTGAAAGCACTGAAAATATTGAAGATATCGAAACCAATGTACCTCATATCAAAATTCAGCAACTTTGGGATATATTCAGTAAAAATGCTGATGCCATAAAAGAAGATTTCGCACTACTTACCAAAAATAAAGAGTCGAATGCCGTGAGCAAAACCAATACACTGATTTGCCCTGAAAATATTTTTATAGAACACGATGTGAAAATGGAATGCGCAGTGCTGAATGCTACCGATGGCCCTATTTATATTCGTCATCATGCTGAAATAATGGAAGGCGCTGTAATACGCGGACCTTTTGCTCTTGGTGAATTTGCAATAGTGAAAATGCTGGCAAAGATTTATGGCGCTACAACTATTGGCCCATATTCAAAGGTAGGCGGGGAAGTAAGCAATTCTGTTATTTTCGGGTATTCCAATAAAGCACATGACGGCTTCCTTGGAAATTCAGTTCTTGGCGAATGGTGTAATATTGGCGCCGACAGCAATAATTCAAATCTGAAAAATAATTATACCAATGTTAAACTTTGGAATTACCCGGAGAAAAAATTCATTGATACCGGCTTGCAGTTCTGCGGGCTTATTATGGGCGACCACAGCAAATGCGGCATCAATACAATGTTTAATACCGGCACAGTAGTAGGAATCAATTCAAGTATATTCGGACATGGTTTCCAACGCAATTTTATTCCTTCCTTCTCATGGGGCAGCACTTCAACAGGTATGACCACTTTCGAAATCAATAAAGCGATTGAAGTAGCTGAAAGGGTTTTTGAACGCAGGGGATTAGTGTTTGATGAAATCGAAAAAAATATTTTACGTAACATATACAATTTAACAAGGGAATATCGTAACCTGTAA